The genomic region AATAGCTCCTGGGCTTACCATCCAGATGGACGTAGCGAAGGCGTGCCGAGGCGAGGGGCTGGTACTCCAGAGTATTCGCCTTTCCTTCGTCGCCGTAAAGAGCAGCCTCGCGCGGCAAGAGCTCATTCAAGCGTTGTACCATTTCAACCGCAAGGCGCGGGTGGTCGCCGGAGGCAAGTCGCGCTTCCGCCTCCCTCGTGAGCCTTACCGCCTCGGCTTTGGAGAAGGGGCGGATCCCCTTGACGTCGCCAGAGACAAGGCCATAACCCGAGAGCTTTTCCAGGTACAGATAGATGGGGCTGTCCAGGGGGATGTTCGCAGAGGAAAGGGCAAAAGCGGAAGAAGCGAAGCTTGTGATACCGACGACGAGTGCTGCCAGGAAAAATCTCATAAAATCCAATCTCACGCAAAGCCGCAAAGGCGATAAAAAAATAGAGGCTTGAACGGCAGGTCAGAACCATCGCACGCGGATGACGCGGAAACAAAATCCGTAACGTCTGATTAAACTATGCAATGAGATTAATCTGCCGTTATCCGCTTTATCCGTTAAATCCGTGTGCTACGCCGTTGATTCGGTTGTTTAGGCTGCGGAGCCCTCTTTCGAGCTTAGCCGCAGGTTCCTCACCAGGGTGAGCTTCTGCGGCGGGAAGAGGTCGGGCCGGACCCTTTGGAAAGCAAAAGGCGGCGCCACCTCGAAGTCGTAACGCGGCACGAACTCCGGCACTATGCACCGCAAACATTTCAGCAGTTCCCCGATGTCCTGGTTCCTGGCATACCCGAAAAGCTCCTCCAGATCCCGGCTCACCTTCCTCAGGTCGGTTTCCACCGGAGCCATCACCCGTATCTTCTTGTGACTCGTAGGCTTGACCCCCTCCCCGTCTATCAAAAGCTCCTCGAACAGCTTTTCTCCAGGCTTCAGCCCGTTGAACTGGATGTCGATGTCCTTGTAGGGGATGAAGCCGGAAAGCCTGATCAGCTCCTCGGCCAGCGAGAGGATCCGCACCGGCTCTCCCATGTCCAAAACGAAGATCTCGCCGCCGCGTCCGATGCAGCCGGCCTGCATCACCAGCTGCGACGCCTCAGGTATGGTCATGAAATACCGCACCACATCCTTGTGCGTGACGGTCACCGGTCCACCGTTTCTGATCTGATCCTTGAAGAGGGGGATCACGCTCCCGTTACTCCCCAGGACGTTGCCGAAGCGGACCGTGGTGAACTTGGTCTGGCTCTTAGCCGCCAGGGCCTGCACGTAGATCTCCGCGCTGCGCTTCGTAGCCCCCATGACGTTGGTGGGGTTTACCGCCTTGTCCGTCGAGACCATGACGAAGTTGCGCACCTTGGTCTTGTGCGCCGCGTCCGCCACGATCTTGGAGCCGAGGACGTTGTTCAGCACGGCCTCGGCCGGGTTGTACTCCATCATGGCGACATGCTTGTAGGCCGCGGCATGGAAAACGACGTCGGGGGAGAACTCGTCGAACACCGCCTCCACGCGCTCCTGGTTCTTCACGTCCCCGACCATAGGGATGAGGCGCAGGTCCGGGAAGGCTTTGGCAAGCTCCTTCTCGATGTAGAAAAGAGGGGTCTCAGCGTGGTCGAAGAGCACCAGCTTCGCGGGCTTGAAACGTGCCACCTGGCGGCAGATCTCGCTGCCGATGCTACCTGCCGCGCCGGTCACGAGGACCCGCTTGTCGGTAAGGTAGTTGCGTAACGCGGTCTGATCGAGGAGCACCGGGTCGCGTCCCAGCAGATCCTCGATCTCCACGTCCTTGATCTGGTTCATGGAGACATTGCCGTCGACGATGGCGGTGATCCCCGGAAGGGTCTTGAAGCGGGCCTTGGTCCTTTCGCAGTTGGCGATAACCCGGCGCATGAGCTCGTTGTTGCCGGAGGGGATGGCGAAGATGACCTCCTCGATGGCATGTTTTCGCACCAGGCCGCGCAGATGGCCGGTCCCCCCAAACACCTGCACTCCCGACAGGCGCAGCCCGCGCTTTTCCGGGTCGTCATCCACGAAGCCTATGACGTTGTAGGCTGCATCCGGGTGTTTACGGATCTCGCGGAGCAAGAGGTTCCCCGCCGCCCCGGCGCCTACGATCAGCGTCCTCTTCCCCTTGCTCAGTCGGGGCGTCAGATTCGTTTCACGGTACACACGCCATAGAAGCCGGCTTGCGGCGACCAGCGAGAAGAGCAGGAACCAGTCCAGGAAATATATCGAGCGCGGCATGGCGAAAGGGCCGTCTTTGAAGATGATAATGCAGGCAGATAGGATAGAAGAGAGAGTGACGACCTTGAAGATCTCGTACGCGTCCTGGAGCGACGCGTAGCGCCAGATGCTTCGGTACATGCCGGAGGCAAGGAACAGCACGGGCTTGACCACCATCACGACCATGAGTCCCTGGAGAAAGGAGTCCATCCGGTGGGGGGGAATTTGGAAATCGCCTCGGAGCAGGAAAGCGAGGGAAATAGCTGTTGCGATGAGAAAAACGTCGAGGAAAAAAACCAGGAACCTTCTAGCGCGAAACATGCCCCCCCCATCCCCATGGAATAAAAGTTAAGCCAAACTAAACTCCAGCACATTAGCCAAAGCAGACAGATGACTATAGCACCAACTCTGCGAAAAGCAAACGCTAATCTCGTTAGTGGGGGCAATAGACGGCAAACCAAGATCGCCTCACTCCGTTCGCTGCGCTCGCTCAAAGCGCAAAGGCATAAACGTGTCGCACGCGGATCACGCGGATAAAAAAACGATAACTGCAGTCCACCATTTTGTTTTCTCAGATTAATCCGCCGTTATCCGTCTTTTCCGTTAAATCCGTGTGCGATGCCGTTGATTCAGCAGCCTTTTATTTGGATGATCTGATTCAATCGGGCGCAGCACTGGGTAAAAAGAGCATCGGACAAACGCTTCAACGGATGCGGTGCGCCGCTGCGGCTGCGCCAATCGAAGGATTTCGGCTGGTGACAGAGGACGTAACTGGTTTTACCGGACTTCCTGCCACTTGCAGCACCGACCGCCACTGCAAAAGGGTTGTCCGCGTTATACTCGGCAGTGGTCATAGGAAGGCCTATGACCAAGGAAGTCCGCTCATTGAATGCAGCGGGGGATAGAACCAACAGCGGATGGAGATCTTTCATTTCCGTGCCGGCGTGAGGGCTGCAATTAATCCAGATTACATCCTGCCGTTCGGGGACCCACTGACGCTTCGGGCTGGATTCCGCAGGCCGCTTCACCATTTTTCCGCACCGACAGGCTCAACTGCCATTGCTTCTCCGCCATGCTTGGCAGGATCGAAAAGCGACAGTCGCTGCTCAAGCGTTGGTTCCAGTTCTTCTACAGGAGTGATGACGACGCGCCCATCCTCCACCGCAACCAGAACCTTCTGGTTCAGGTGCAGATGTGCTGCACGCGCCACACGCATCGGCAGGCGCACCCCCAGGTTGTTGCCCCACTGCTTCAAATCGAGAACCGCTTCCGCTTGCCTCATGGCGTTCTCCTCGTTGGATGTTTAAACAACAGTTTAAACACTTGCCTTGCATCAGTCAAGGAAACCGTCGCGCCCGTTCGCTGCGCTCAATCAAATGCGCAAATCGGTCGCACGCGGATTACGTTTCTCTCCCAGGTTAATCCGCCGCTATCCGTCTTTTCCGTTAAATCCGCGTGCGAGGCCGTGATACCGGTCTCCGCCTGCGTCAAAGGAAAAAAGTTGTTGCAGCCGCTGTATATACTATTAGCTTATGCTAACATTCAGCCTGCTACGAATTTCTACCTAAAGGAGGTCACTCGGATGACAACCTTACCCGAACTGCTGGATCTAAACCTAAACGGCTACAGCATCAACGACTTCATCGTTTTTGTAAACATCATTGCCGACAAAACGGCGGCACACCCAGCCCTGAAGGAGTACCCTGAGTACTTCACCAGCCCTGAGAAACTTCGGGAGAAAGCGGCACTACTGGGGCAGCTTCGCGATGCAGCCGCCAACGGCGACCGTGAAAAGAAGGCGGAGAAGGTAGCCGCCTGGGAAGAGACGAAACTTGCCGTAATCATGAACGGCAAGCATATCACCATGCTCTCACTGCATCGCAACGACCCCAGCATCCTGCTCAACACCGGTTTCAACCTCAAGCAAAAGCAAAGCGGCAAGCCCACCTCCGCCTCTTCCACTGATTTGTTGGCCGAGACGCCGGGGCTCGCGTTGAAGTACGTGCAATCGGCTTCGGGACCCTTAGCGGGTGCATTTACTGTCGTGATAACCAGGGCGAAGAACAAGGCGACCACGGAACTGCAGATGTCTGACAACCCTTCCGATGAATCCTCCTGGAAAAGCCAGGGGATCTATGCCAAATCGCGCATAGAGTACAAAGGACAACAATCGGAGAAGCGACTCTACTTCAAGGCCAGGTACCACCAGGAAGGCGGCGTCAGCCCGTGGTCCCAGGCTGTGAACATCCTCGTTCTGTAAAGTTTGACTCTTACAATGAAACGGCAAACGCGGCGACATCCATAGATGCGCCGCGTTTTTCTTTCCCGGCTTTAGCCTTACCCCCTGCCCGCCAGAAATCTGCAATACTTAAATCATCTCTGTCCGGCTTTCCTTAAAATCGAACTGTTTTCCCAAAAACTGTGACGATGTTTTCCACGGCGGGAACAGATTAGAAAATTCCGGTCCAACTTCGCCTCAACAACAAGCATCGACTAGAATGAAAAAGAACCGGATTAGAAAAAGGTCGGCCTTGTATCAAAAAAACGGGACCGGACTTTAAGGGAAAAGAACTAAATTAGAATGAGACAGGGACAGATTAGCTAAAAGTAGTACTGGTTTCGAGAAACCCGGACCTGTTATTTACAAATGGTGCAGGTTTTGCTCCAAGCGATGCAACTTTTTTCTAATCTGGACCAACATTAGAAAGATCCGGCACTACTTATGGAGAAGCTGAGCTCCTTTTGGAAACAAGTGTTGCAGCTTTTTCTGAATCTGGTATCCACTTCCTTCACTGTGAATGATTAGAGGTTTTCTTTGCGTCTTTGCGGATTGGCGTGGGTCAGGTCAGATCAACTACTTTGTTTCTCTCCAGATTAACCTGCGGTTATCCGCGTTATCCGCTAAATCCGTGTGCGATGCCGTTGACTACGCTGTACGATTAGTCACTTGATACGCGCGGCTTGACGCATGACCCTGCGCACCGCAGCTACGGTGTCGGACATGTCCTTTTCCGTCAGCGTGGGATGTACCAGAAACATCAGGCTCGTCTCTCCCAGCGTCTTGGCAACCGGCAGCCGATGCTCCGGGCGCATCCCATCGAAGGCCTTCTCCAGGTATATTTCACTGCAACTGCCACTAAAGCAAGGAATACCCACCGAAACAACTGCATTCATGATGCGGTCCCTGTCCCAGCCGTCCTGCAGTTCTTCCTGCTGTACGAAGACGTAATACTTGTAGTAGGCGTGGCCGATGTGCTCGGGAGGAACGGTGACCCGGAGACCAGGGATGTTCGTGAACCCCTCCGTCAAGATAGCGGCGTTTCGCCGCCTGATGCGGGTCCAATCCGGCAGCTTCACCAACTGTACTCTGCCTATTGCTGATTGCATCTCAGTCAGCCGCCAATTCGTGCCAAAAGATTCATGAAGCCACCGGAACCCAGGGGCATGTTCCCTGTTGTAAACCGCATCGTAGCTCTTGCCATGGTCCTTGAATTCCCAGGCCCTGCGCCAGATCCTTTCGTCGTTGGTGGTAAGCATCCCCCCTTCCCCACCGGTGGTCATGATCTTATCCTGACAAAAAGAGAAGGCCGCCACGTCTCCCAGTGAGCCGACCGGACGCCCCTTGTAGGTGGCGCCGTGGCATTGGGCGCAATCCTCAATGACCTTGAGCCCATGCTCCCGCGCAAGATCCATGATCGCGTCCATGTCGCAGGGCCAACCGGCGAGGTGCACCGCGATGATCGCCTTGGTCCTGGGGGTGATCAGGCCGCGGATTGTTTCCGCAGTGATGTTCTGGGAGAGAGAATCCACATCGGCTATCACAGGAATAGCGCCCCTCATCACGACACAGCTTGCCGAGGCGATAAAGGTTCGGCTAGTGGTTATGACTTGGTCGCCGGGGCCTATGCCAAGGGCATAGAGCGCAAGTTCCAAAGCCACGGTGCCGTTCGCCAGGGCAATGGCATGCCTTGCGCAACAATAGGCAGCGAATTCTTTCTCGAAGAGGCGCCCCTCCGTTCCGGTCCAGTAGTTGACCTTGTTGGATAGAAGCACATCGCGGACAGCATCGACCTCATCAGATGAAAAACTCGGCCAAGGGCCGAAACTCGTTGTGATCATGACTCAACCTATGGACACAATGTCAAATTGTATTTTATCTACCGAATATCGTCTTCCATATGTACTGTAAATCTGCAAAAAAGCTGTATTCTTCTATGTATTTTTTGTTAATCCTAACCTTGTCCGGAAATATTACTGTATTATTATATTGTTCGGGACAAGATTGGGCTGCTAAGATGTCTTCTTCATGACGATACTTCAACGTTGCTGGTCCAGTAATTCCGGGACGAATAGAAAGGATAATCCGATCATCGTTTTCTAGTAAATCTGCGAACCCCGGCACATCCGGTCGAGGCCCGACAAAGCTCATCTGTCCTAAAAAAATGTTTAGCAGTTGCGGCAACTCGTCTATTTTTGATTTTCTGAAAAACCTACCGCAAAAAGTGATCCGTGGATCCTTTGAAGTAGTGACAACAGTGTTTAAGCTTGAGCACGGCTTCATGGTTCTGATTTTTATAACCTTAAAAGTTTTCCCGCACATCCCAACCCTAGGTTGCAAAAAAAAACCGCATGATTTCGTGTCCAAAGAGGCTACAATAAAAGCTAAAAAAATAAGAGGACTCATAAAAAGCAATCCGATTGCTGAAAAAAAGATATCAAAACTGCGTTTAAGTGATTTATCTAAAAGAGTCATTGGTTATGATCCTTAGAATAATGTGCAGCATCCGTCCTCTTAGTAGCTGGACCAGATATGACTTCTACTGTTATCACCGCTTCAGCTTACGAGGCCCTCGTAAACAGACAATGTTTCTTTAACTACTCGTTCAACGGAAAATTGACTTTCAGCGATCGCTCTTCCACGACTACCCATCTGACGCCGTAGGTGAGGATTTTCAATAAGCTTCCTCAAAGCAAGCGATAAGGCGTCCACATTACGCACAGGAACCAATATTCCATTAACGCCATCCTCAACCACGTCTCTACAACCGGGCCAATTTGTAGTCACGATGGGAAGGCCCGAGGCTGCAGCCTCAATCAAGGCCTTCGGGACACCCTCTCCGTAAAAAGAGGGCAAACAAAAAATGCTACATTGTGCGAGTACATCAGGCATATTGTCGCAGTACCCCCACCATTCGACACCTTTTTCTTTTTGCCACTCCAATAACTGTTTCCGCGGAACTGCTTTCGGATTTCCCAAATCAGTATCGCCGACTAGAATAAATTTTGCATTTAAACCCGCTTGCAAAAGCAGATGAGCAGCTTCTACAAATTCTTTTACGCCTTTATCAAACAACATTCGTGAAGCTAAAACTACGGTAGGCATATCTGATGGGATCTGTCTAGGTTGAAATAAATCCATATCAACGCCAGAACCGCGTATTAAAGCCGTATTCTTGAGACCAGCGACATTAACCATCAACTCCATGTCATCATGATTTTGAAAGATAACTTTCATATTTGGGTGTTTGAAACAAACATGAAGAAGAGGCGTCATTATAGTGCGTATGATCTTAGCTTTCAAATCGGTTGATGAAAAAATATAACCCAAACCAGTTACAGCATAAACCATAGAAGGTATTTTGCGAAAAAAAGATGCTATACCACCGTAAACAATCGGCTTTATGGTAATTAGATGTACTATGTCCGGTTTTACATCTTGAAAAAGCTTAACAATACTTAGGAAGGACAAAAATTCCTGTAAAATAAAAACACCTTTTCTATTCAAAAAAAATTTATGAAAACAAAACCCCTCCGACTGAATAAGATCTTGTTTAATATTATCTGGGGCAGCGACATGAACCTCATACCCTGCCTTGCTTGCCCCCTGTGCAATTGGCAACCGATGAGATATAAAAAAACTGGAATCGTTAACAACAAAAAGAATTCTCATGGGCAAGTCCACCTAAGATCATCAAGTTATTCGGAAACAGCTTGCATATAGTTATCTGCTATCTGTTTAATATCAAACTTCCGTGAATGCTCATGTCCCTGGACTCCATAAACATGAAATCTATTGTTTTCGTACATGTCTACAATAGCATTTACAAGTGCAGAAACATCCCCTCCGGGATAAAATACAGCGCCTTGTCCAGAAAAGTGATAAATATCCTCTATTCCTCCTGTCCCTGAAGGCACAACAACAGGTAATCCTGCAGCGGAAGCCTCTAAGCATGAATTGCCAAAAGACTCATACTCCGAAGCAGATACAAAGAGATCATAGTGATGTAAGATTTCTGTAACATTTGATACGTACCCTAGGAAATTGACTTTGTCTTGAATTTGCAAAGTTGCAGCAAGATCGGATAGGTAATCGTGCATTGGACCATTACCAGCTATATCAAGGGTACACATAAAACTTTTGTTTATAGCGGCAATAGCAAATAGAATTTGTTCAAATCTTTTACTAGGAACCAAGCGGCCCGTAGTAATTATTTTCAATGGAAGGCCGACATGAAAATTCTGGCTGTAGACTTTATGTGTGGTGACATTAACAGGATTAGGTATAATGACAATTTTATCGTCGTTGACACCTAAAGCTAGCAATTCCTCCTTCACTACCCTTGAAATGGCTATGATTTTGTCAGCATGGCCATAAGCCCACTTTAGTAATTTTTTAAATAATAACATCTTGAAACCGCTATAAGACTTGCTCAATACACTACGCTCAGAAACAAATACGGCTCGTCCACGTGAAAGAAAATGTGCATCAAGGAAGTTAACGATATTCGCTCGGTGTAAGAAGCTGAGAACAAAATCTGGCTTAGTCTTTTTGATAATACGACTAACAAAGAAAGATTGATATGGGATAGCTAGTAACTTTAACGGTCCTTTTAAAAATCTTGAACCAGTGACACTAACAATCTGCACGTCAGGTGATACTGGAAAAAAAGACTCCTCACTGTCAAGTGAAACTATAGTAATCTTCTGATCACGATGACTGGAAAATTCGTTAGCTAAACTGGCCAATACCCTTTCGGCACCACCACATTCTAGACTGTTAATTATAAGTAAAAAGCTCAAATAAGGCCGCTCCGAGATTACCCACTGACAAAATAACGGGTAACTCAACACTGTAAGTGTGTAGTTTAAATACTATTCTGCGATCGGACCTGATTGTATATTTATTAGGTTACGGACTTTAAAAGTTCCGGAGAACAAACTAAAACGTCTACGTTTTTCCTCCCTAGAGAATTTAAATATTTATGATCTACAGGAGTTCCATCTATTTTGTAAATTGATAGACCAAAGCCATTTACAATGTTGTTGATTTCATTGTATGTCTGCTTGTTCAACTCACACACTATAATAGGCTTGGAGGCCAAAAGCTTAGAGGCCCCTTTAAAAACAGGCACTTCAAAACCTTCCACATCTATCTTCAATAGTACAGGACGCGCATCAGTAGGATCATATGCTTTCAAGAAGAGATCATCAACAGGAAGGGTATCGACAGTGACTTGACTCTTATTGGTGCTGTTGATTGTAGAAACATAAGATACTCCACTCGAATTTTCATTGACATTCAGTAAAATTTCACCATGGCAATCGCCGCAGGCGGCAGAGACAACTTGTACTTTTGACAAAGAATTAATGTACACTGACTTTCGAATTAGACGAACAAGTTGAGGGTTCGGTTCTACAGCTATAACCGACATTTCAGGATGTCGGCGGCCAATCACCACAGTGAAGTAACCATAGTTAGATCCTACATCAATGAAGCATTGAGCGCTGTCAGACAAAGCGACTAAACGGTCAGCAACTGCGTCATTTTTTCTCCCCTCGAACAACAGCGAGGCGGAGGCCTGGTCATTAAGCTTTACGAATATCTTACTATTATCATATAGTTCCGATATTACGACTTTTTTTTCAACAAAAACTACCTTAAACAAAAACCTATTGATGTAATTGCGTAGAATAGTCAGGGGACTTTTTCCTAGAATCCGAACATTTCCCATATACATTAAAGACATGTCTATAGGCTTGTATACTCTATAAAGAAATGGCAATTTTTCAGCTACCAACATATCATACCCTCCCTCTGATGCTAAAATTGTTTGAACGCTTGCCGCGCACGAAAAATATGGATAAGCAATAAGACATAAAAATGGGACACAAAATATTTTTAAATAAGGGTGAAAGTATGGTCGAAAAATCGCCCCTAATTGCATAAATACAAATAGGTATCGACATCACATATATAACCATGCCAGCAAAAGATCTACATTTACCCCTATATAACAAGACAATGAGCATAGCCAGAAGAAAGGACCACAAAATCGCTCCGACTGCGCCTGCATTGATATACCCCTCAGCTAGGACCGAGAATCCATAACCTCGACCGGCAGCAACTATCTCAGGGAAATAGGTTTGGTTATACCAGCCTGTAGGGTTTTTGAAGTTAGCGATAAAACTCGGCACTAGCGATCGCATTAGATCGTCTATCAGTGTTCCTCCATATCGCAAATGCCAACTTTTTTGGCTATCGATAATGTAGGAGAGATTAAAACCAGCGGATCTAAACTCGCCATCGGCCAAGGCTACCAAATAATTTGCATTGGAAAAATTGATACTATCTTTATAAAAAACATTTTTCATTGCTCCAAGTATGGGTATGGCAATCATACTTGCTGTTGCAATAGCAACTAGCATGAAACGTGATATTGGCCGATAGTAGTCAACAATTAACATTGTAACAAGTAAAAAAGTAAAAAATACATCTCGCTCACCAAGATTCAGTGCTGTGAACAGCGATAACAATCCGGCACTAATCATGAGTGTATTAATTTTGTGCTTATTAGATAGCTTATACCCCAGGAGCAGTGTATAGAACACAAGCATCCAATTCATGAAGGAGTAGACACCTTTCATGTTAGTTTCAGAGGAGTCTGTCTTGGACACGAGCCCCATATCGTAAAAACTGTAATTCAAATAAACAACGAATAAAAAAAATGCCACGTAAAGAAGATTATATACACGGCATAGAGCATCGTCCTGTATTTTATGCCTTACGTACTCGCGCGGGCAGAACAGTATAAAAATCAAAGAATTCAAAAATATGGAGTACCAAGTTATTTCTACAACGATTTTATAATTTAAAAAATCCTTTACGCCAAAATACTGCAACAATAAAATACTGAAATGGTACAGATAAAAAAATGGAAGAAACCAAGTTACTGGGTGCATGATGTCCAGCTTTACAATGCAAATGCATACTATTATGTAAAGCAACGGGGCCAACAGTAAAACAACCGTATCTTGAAATAACATCATTATCGCACTAACGATAACGCCAAGTGCAACTACAAAAGCTAGGACTGTGTTATCATTCATGTATATCAAGCTCTTTCATCTTACAAAAAACCCATTCCCACATTTTTATCTGCTCATTATCTAAAGTATGTGCTTTGGCATATTTATAACAAGCAGAAACCATATTGCTGTAACAACTCGCATTGCTTTCAACACTCATTATTGATGCAGCGATTGAGTGGGCATCAGAATCACACAGCAGGCCGTTATTATCGTTCAGAATAAAATCGTTACTGCCAACCCCCCTAATAGCTACCGGTATAACGCCATGAGCCATCGCTTCGGGCAAAACTTTAGAGGTACCCTCGCTTTTGGATAGAAGCAATAAGTATTTGGCAGATAGAAGTTCTATTCTGAGCTTAGCACGGTCCCTTTCATATGAAGAAAAATCAACGTACTCGCGGACGCCTAGTTTTGCAGAAAGTTCCACTAGTCCCTTTTTTTCAGGACCGTTACCGTAGATCTTTAATCTAAACGGTATATGGCACAGATCGTTTATGTGCTTTAGAACGTGAATGGCCAGGTCTACTCTTTTTAGTTTTTCCAAACGCCCTAAGTATATAAGCGTGTTGTTTCTGGCAGCAGTAGGAACATGAACTTCATCGTGCGTAGTAGAATAGTAAGGATAACAATCAGCCAATCCACTATATTTATTTTTTAGCACATGTCCAGTTACTACAGTGATGCACTGCTTGATAATCGGCTCTAGAGTACGCTCAAGCCTGTTACCGAGCCATGATGAGAAAGGAAACTTATAATTGGCTGCAAAACTAGATGACCATTCTCCAGCTACGTAGCACATCAGCGGGATCTTTAAATTTTTAACTACATGATAACAATATAAGGTAAAAATGCTTGGCACTCTCAGTTCGATCAAATCTGGAGAGAATTCATGAATGATGTGCAGAAGATTTTCTTTGACTTCGCTACTATGTAATAGTTTTGAACGGCCTATAATACTCTTATTGTAACCAGCGGTGCTACAATAGGATAATTTCTTTGAATCATCTAGTTCTAAAATTTTTTCTTGACCGGGCCCAAAATAGACAAGGCTATCAAAAAATTCAGTATATTTAAGCATTCGAGCATCGAAAGATCCATTTCTGCTATTACATGATCTATTGTCAACTACAGAAACTTCTCCGATGACAAGCAACTTCATATTAAAATCTTCCTCTTGAGAATTCAAAAATATTATATATCTAAAGTACGTTAAGGTGACGTATAAAGTGCAGACAGCACTGATCAAAATGGCATAGACAATAATTTAGCACCT from Citrifermentans bremense harbors:
- a CDS encoding polysaccharide biosynthesis protein — translated: MFRARRFLVFFLDVFLIATAISLAFLLRGDFQIPPHRMDSFLQGLMVVMVVKPVLFLASGMYRSIWRYASLQDAYEIFKVVTLSSILSACIIIFKDGPFAMPRSIYFLDWFLLFSLVAASRLLWRVYRETNLTPRLSKGKRTLIVGAGAAGNLLLREIRKHPDAAYNVIGFVDDDPEKRGLRLSGVQVFGGTGHLRGLVRKHAIEEVIFAIPSGNNELMRRVIANCERTKARFKTLPGITAIVDGNVSMNQIKDVEIEDLLGRDPVLLDQTALRNYLTDKRVLVTGAAGSIGSEICRQVARFKPAKLVLFDHAETPLFYIEKELAKAFPDLRLIPMVGDVKNQERVEAVFDEFSPDVVFHAAAYKHVAMMEYNPAEAVLNNVLGSKIVADAAHKTKVRNFVMVSTDKAVNPTNVMGATKRSAEIYVQALAAKSQTKFTTVRFGNVLGSNGSVIPLFKDQIRNGGPVTVTHKDVVRYFMTIPEASQLVMQAGCIGRGGEIFVLDMGEPVRILSLAEELIRLSGFIPYKDIDIQFNGLKPGEKLFEELLIDGEGVKPTSHKKIRVMAPVETDLRKVSRDLEELFGYARNQDIGELLKCLRCIVPEFVPRYDFEVAPPFAFQRVRPDLFPPQKLTLVRNLRLSSKEGSAA
- a CDS encoding type II toxin-antitoxin system PemK/MazF family toxin; its protein translation is MVKRPAESSPKRQWVPERQDVIWINCSPHAGTEMKDLHPLLVLSPAAFNERTSLVIGLPMTTAEYNADNPFAVAVGAASGRKSGKTSYVLCHQPKSFDWRSRSGAPHPLKRLSDALFTQCCARLNQIIQIKGC
- a CDS encoding AbrB/MazE/SpoVT family DNA-binding domain-containing protein, whose product is MRQAEAVLDLKQWGNNLGVRLPMRVARAAHLHLNQKVLVAVEDGRVVITPVEELEPTLEQRLSLFDPAKHGGEAMAVEPVGAEKW
- a CDS encoding DegT/DnrJ/EryC1/StrS family aminotransferase codes for the protein MITTSFGPWPSFSSDEVDAVRDVLLSNKVNYWTGTEGRLFEKEFAAYCCARHAIALANGTVALELALYALGIGPGDQVITTSRTFIASASCVVMRGAIPVIADVDSLSQNITAETIRGLITPRTKAIIAVHLAGWPCDMDAIMDLAREHGLKVIEDCAQCHGATYKGRPVGSLGDVAAFSFCQDKIMTTGGEGGMLTTNDERIWRRAWEFKDHGKSYDAVYNREHAPGFRWLHESFGTNWRLTEMQSAIGRVQLVKLPDWTRIRRRNAAILTEGFTNIPGLRVTVPPEHIGHAYYKYYVFVQQEELQDGWDRDRIMNAVVSVGIPCFSGSCSEIYLEKAFDGMRPEHRLPVAKTLGETSLMFLVHPTLTEKDMSDTVAAVRRVMRQAARIK
- a CDS encoding sugar transferase, whose amino-acid sequence is MTLLDKSLKRSFDIFFSAIGLLFMSPLIFLAFIVASLDTKSCGFFLQPRVGMCGKTFKVIKIRTMKPCSSLNTVVTTSKDPRITFCGRFFRKSKIDELPQLLNIFLGQMSFVGPRPDVPGFADLLENDDRIILSIRPGITGPATLKYRHEEDILAAQSCPEQYNNTVIFPDKVRINKKYIEEYSFFADLQYIWKTIFGR
- a CDS encoding glycosyltransferase family 4 protein, whose translation is MRILFVVNDSSFFISHRLPIAQGASKAGYEVHVAAPDNIKQDLIQSEGFCFHKFFLNRKGVFILQEFLSFLSIVKLFQDVKPDIVHLITIKPIVYGGIASFFRKIPSMVYAVTGLGYIFSSTDLKAKIIRTIMTPLLHVCFKHPNMKVIFQNHDDMELMVNVAGLKNTALIRGSGVDMDLFQPRQIPSDMPTVVLASRMLFDKGVKEFVEAAHLLLQAGLNAKFILVGDTDLGNPKAVPRKQLLEWQKEKGVEWWGYCDNMPDVLAQCSIFCLPSFYGEGVPKALIEAAASGLPIVTTNWPGCRDVVEDGVNGILVPVRNVDALSLALRKLIENPHLRRQMGSRGRAIAESQFSVERVVKETLSVYEGLVS
- a CDS encoding glycosyltransferase, with the protein product MSFLLIINSLECGGAERVLASLANEFSSHRDQKITIVSLDSEESFFPVSPDVQIVSVTGSRFLKGPLKLLAIPYQSFFVSRIIKKTKPDFVLSFLHRANIVNFLDAHFLSRGRAVFVSERSVLSKSYSGFKMLLFKKLLKWAYGHADKIIAISRVVKEELLALGVNDDKIVIIPNPVNVTTHKVYSQNFHVGLPLKIITTGRLVPSKRFEQILFAIAAINKSFMCTLDIAGNGPMHDYLSDLAATLQIQDKVNFLGYVSNVTEILHHYDLFVSASEYESFGNSCLEASAAGLPVVVPSGTGGIEDIYHFSGQGAVFYPGGDVSALVNAIVDMYENNRFHVYGVQGHEHSRKFDIKQIADNYMQAVSE
- a CDS encoding FkbM family methyltransferase is translated as MLVAEKLPFLYRVYKPIDMSLMYMGNVRILGKSPLTILRNYINRFLFKVVFVEKKVVISELYDNSKIFVKLNDQASASLLFEGRKNDAVADRLVALSDSAQCFIDVGSNYGYFTVVIGRRHPEMSVIAVEPNPQLVRLIRKSVYINSLSKVQVVSAACGDCHGEILLNVNENSSGVSYVSTINSTNKSQVTVDTLPVDDLFLKAYDPTDARPVLLKIDVEGFEVPVFKGASKLLASKPIIVCELNKQTYNEINNIVNGFGLSIYKIDGTPVDHKYLNSLGRKNVDVLVCSPELLKSVT